The proteins below are encoded in one region of Paenibacillus albus:
- a CDS encoding leucyl aminopeptidase family protein yields the protein MKFEVSRSAAVQTIIVPCFTQSLPELAQTIEVLRHATLQPYMGERGAVTWFYSTNGQPDLLLVGLGGAEQFQQACIRDGAGNAGRALYKDKRMTALVSFEALQCPPSSELPGLLPDLLAAWVEGTLLGTYMFEHYKSVKSERLDLDIYFDYESSAALEDAIKLGQARAESTMWARDLTNEPPNYLRPRDLAERTVQRFAGTAVQVSVYEGEELRKRGFTGVIAVGKGSIHPPVFMELRYCTDPSKPLVALIGKGITFDTGGISLKRDNDISDMRMDMAGAAGVLGALDVLVRTSAAANVVVLVPSAENNPSDRSMLPGEVIRYANGVTIQVGNTDSEGRLILADALVYAHSLGAKKVVDMATLTYSVVGALGTSIAGIFGNDSFVKGLTAAGEPFGEKVWQLPLVDEYERYLASDYADASNISSGNGGGAIMAALFLRKFVHPSLEWAHIDMNGPKDCSSAKGQLTAGATGWGVRLLAEYLTTTH from the coding sequence ATGAAATTCGAAGTTAGCCGCAGTGCGGCGGTTCAGACCATCATCGTGCCATGCTTCACGCAAAGCTTGCCTGAGCTGGCGCAAACGATAGAGGTGCTGCGGCATGCAACGCTTCAACCCTATATGGGGGAAAGAGGAGCGGTGACGTGGTTTTACAGTACGAACGGTCAGCCGGATCTACTGCTCGTCGGGCTTGGCGGAGCCGAGCAATTCCAGCAGGCATGCATTCGAGACGGAGCGGGGAACGCCGGTCGCGCGCTGTATAAGGACAAGCGGATGACGGCTCTCGTCTCATTCGAAGCGCTCCAATGCCCGCCTTCCTCCGAATTGCCCGGCTTGCTGCCTGATCTGCTTGCAGCTTGGGTGGAAGGCACGCTTCTTGGCACCTATATGTTCGAGCACTACAAGTCTGTGAAATCGGAAAGGTTAGATCTCGACATCTACTTCGATTACGAGAGCTCGGCAGCGCTGGAAGATGCGATTAAGCTCGGACAGGCTCGCGCCGAGAGCACGATGTGGGCGCGCGACTTGACGAATGAACCGCCGAACTACCTGCGGCCTCGCGATTTGGCGGAAAGAACGGTGCAGCGCTTTGCCGGCACAGCCGTTCAGGTATCGGTGTACGAAGGCGAGGAGCTTCGGAAGAGAGGCTTCACTGGCGTTATTGCAGTCGGTAAAGGAAGCATTCATCCGCCTGTATTCATGGAGCTGCGGTACTGCACGGACCCGTCGAAGCCGCTTGTTGCGCTGATAGGTAAAGGGATCACGTTCGACACGGGCGGCATAAGCCTCAAGCGTGACAACGATATTAGCGACATGCGCATGGATATGGCTGGCGCTGCCGGCGTGCTCGGAGCGCTCGATGTGCTCGTTCGCACCTCCGCTGCGGCGAATGTGGTTGTGCTCGTCCCTTCGGCGGAGAACAATCCATCTGATCGATCGATGCTTCCGGGCGAAGTAATCCGCTATGCGAATGGCGTTACGATTCAGGTTGGCAATACCGACTCGGAGGGAAGGCTTATATTGGCGGACGCGCTTGTCTATGCGCACAGTCTAGGGGCGAAGAAAGTAGTCGATATGGCGACACTTACTTATTCAGTCGTTGGCGCTCTCGGAACAAGCATTGCGGGCATCTTCGGCAATGATTCGTTCGTGAAGGGCCTTACGGCTGCAGGCGAGCCATTTGGCGAGAAAGTGTGGCAGCTGCCGCTGGTCGATGAGTATGAGCGATATCTTGCGAGCGATTACGCGGATGCCTCCAATATCAGCAGCGGCAATGGCGGCGGTGCGATCATGGCGGCGCTGTTTCTGCGCAAGTTCGTCCATCCTTCGCTGGAATGGGCGCATATCGATATGAATGGACCGAAGGATTGCTCTTCGGCCAAGGGTCAGCTTACTGCGGGAGCTACCGGCTGGGGTGTCCGGCTATTAGCGGAGTATTTGACGACGACGCACTGA
- a CDS encoding glycerophosphodiester phosphodiesterase, giving the protein MMCRTLIAAHTGCGVHPDNTMASFYEAMAFGAHIAEVDVHAASDGTAILLHDDSPYLREYSYEQLKEPEMRVLLDPIYADFELATLEQVLRASDNERLLLNLDIKSEEAIEPTVKLVHEWQAQSRVFITGHDLLAEHFPYIRVMLNTPTQLTEAQSEHYEEFAERVCQQALQGGYVGLNMHYSTCRQQTVDLAHASGLLVWVYTVNEQEAMEALIRMDVDAITTRKPERLLNLCKDLLEL; this is encoded by the coding sequence ATGATGTGCAGAACTTTGATTGCAGCTCATACAGGCTGCGGCGTCCATCCTGATAATACGATGGCTTCCTTCTATGAAGCGATGGCATTCGGCGCGCATATCGCCGAGGTGGACGTGCATGCCGCTAGCGATGGTACCGCAATTCTGCTTCACGACGATTCGCCATACTTGCGGGAATACAGCTATGAGCAGCTGAAGGAACCGGAAATGAGAGTGCTGCTGGACCCGATCTATGCGGACTTTGAGCTGGCTACGCTGGAGCAGGTGCTTCGTGCATCGGACAATGAACGGCTGCTGCTCAACCTGGATATCAAGTCAGAAGAAGCGATCGAGCCTACAGTTAAGCTCGTACACGAATGGCAAGCGCAAAGCCGGGTATTTATTACAGGACATGATTTACTCGCAGAGCATTTTCCGTATATAAGAGTGATGCTGAATACGCCTACCCAACTGACTGAGGCACAATCGGAGCATTATGAGGAATTCGCTGAGCGGGTATGCCAGCAAGCGCTTCAAGGCGGTTATGTTGGACTGAACATGCATTACTCGACGTGCAGGCAGCAGACAGTAGACCTCGCTCATGCGTCTGGGCTGCTAGTATGGGTGTACACGGTGAATGAGCAAGAAGCGATGGAAGCGCTGATTCGTATGGATGTAGATGCCATTACAACTCGGAAGCCGGAGCGGCTTCTCAATCTTTGTAAAGATCTTTTAGAGCTCTAG
- a CDS encoding LacI family DNA-binding transcriptional regulator translates to MKATIYDVAREAGVSIAAVSQVINGKGKISEERRAAIFSVMEKLSYKPSVIAAALTGKKTFTLGLLVPDISNPFFAEIARAVEDQGNIHGYSIVICSTDNRDERGENYLSLLEQKRVDGIIIGTGMGGKEMLEKLLAKSVPIAAIAREMPGLDVDTVVIDDYEGGRLAARHLIELGHKRMAVLSESAKIPSSQERIRGFRDELAEAGLELPEASVKASERDLVKDGKRNAFALLETGERPTALFCCNDLLAIGALQAAKDLSLRVPDEVSIIGFDNTILATVTDPALTTIAQPTDKLGQLAVDLILGKHEPAQPGTLKRVVLQPELIVRQSTGRPF, encoded by the coding sequence ATGAAAGCGACGATATACGACGTAGCTCGTGAAGCCGGTGTATCTATAGCAGCAGTGTCTCAAGTGATCAACGGCAAAGGTAAAATAAGTGAGGAGCGTCGCGCCGCCATCTTCAGCGTCATGGAGAAGCTGAGCTACAAGCCAAGCGTTATCGCAGCCGCTTTAACCGGCAAAAAAACATTTACGCTCGGACTGCTCGTTCCGGACATATCCAACCCTTTCTTCGCCGAAATTGCTCGTGCAGTGGAGGATCAGGGCAATATTCATGGCTATAGCATCGTCATCTGCAGTACGGATAATCGCGATGAACGAGGCGAGAACTACTTGTCGCTGCTGGAGCAGAAGCGCGTGGACGGCATCATTATCGGAACCGGTATGGGCGGCAAAGAAATGCTCGAGAAGCTGCTCGCCAAATCGGTGCCGATCGCCGCAATTGCCCGCGAGATGCCTGGTCTTGACGTCGATACGGTTGTCATCGACGATTACGAGGGCGGACGGCTGGCGGCTCGCCATCTTATAGAGCTTGGGCATAAGCGAATGGCGGTGCTGTCTGAGAGTGCGAAGATTCCGAGCTCGCAGGAGCGGATTCGCGGCTTCCGCGATGAACTGGCAGAAGCGGGGCTCGAGCTGCCCGAGGCGTCTGTGAAGGCGAGTGAACGAGACCTGGTGAAGGACGGCAAGCGCAATGCATTCGCGCTGCTGGAAACCGGCGAACGGCCGACGGCCTTGTTCTGCTGCAACGACTTGCTCGCCATCGGCGCTTTGCAAGCGGCGAAGGATCTATCGCTTCGCGTGCCTGATGAAGTTTCCATTATCGGCTTTGACAATACGATTCTTGCTACGGTAACTGATCCGGCGCTGACGACAATTGCACAACCAACCGACAAGCTGGGCCAGCTTGCTGTCGATCTGATCCTTGGCAAGCACGAGCCCGCGCAGCCGGGAACATTAAAGCGAGTCGTACTGCAGCCGGAGCTTATCGTCAGACAATCAACAGGGCGGCCGTTCTAA
- the iolB gene encoding 5-deoxy-glucuronate isomerase gives MSKLIVKPAEQPDENGRLLAITPESAGWEYVGFEVVRLEAGESLKQATGDLEVCIVLLSGKADVKTKAKEWREVGERMSVFERTPPYSVYVPNEDEFELAALTVLEAAICKAPGSGSYEARLIGPEDVGRETRGYGNIERQIHNILPEQQSADSLLVVEVFTPNGHWSSYPPHKHDRNALPDESLLEETYYFKIKQENGFAIQRVYTDDRSLDETLIVKDGQAVLVPEGYHPVCAPPGYDCYYLNVMAGPVRTWKFHNDPDHEWIMVNPNLK, from the coding sequence ATGTCGAAGTTAATCGTAAAACCGGCGGAGCAGCCGGATGAGAACGGACGCTTGCTCGCCATAACGCCGGAATCGGCGGGATGGGAGTATGTAGGCTTTGAGGTTGTTCGCCTTGAGGCGGGGGAGTCGCTTAAGCAGGCTACTGGAGACCTTGAAGTATGCATCGTGCTGTTAAGCGGCAAAGCGGATGTGAAGACGAAAGCGAAGGAATGGCGCGAAGTCGGCGAACGGATGAGCGTATTCGAGCGCACGCCGCCCTATTCGGTGTACGTACCGAATGAAGATGAGTTCGAGCTTGCAGCGTTAACCGTGCTGGAAGCAGCAATCTGCAAAGCGCCGGGCAGCGGAAGTTATGAAGCGCGTCTCATTGGACCAGAGGATGTAGGCCGCGAAACGCGAGGATACGGCAATATTGAGCGCCAAATCCATAACATTCTGCCAGAGCAGCAGTCAGCAGATAGCCTGCTTGTCGTCGAGGTGTTCACGCCGAACGGGCACTGGTCGAGCTATCCACCGCATAAGCATGATCGTAATGCGCTGCCGGATGAATCATTGCTTGAAGAAACGTATTATTTTAAAATCAAACAAGAAAATGGCTTTGCCATTCAGCGTGTTTACACCGATGATAGGTCGCTTGATGAGACGCTCATCGTGAAGGACGGTCAGGCCGTCCTCGTTCCTGAGGGCTATCATCCGGTGTGCGCGCCGCCGGGCTATGATTGTTATTATTTGAATGTAATGGCCGGTCCGGTTCGTACGTGGAAGTTCCATAACGATCCGGATCATGAATGGATCATGGTCAATCCGAACTTAAAGTAA
- the iolG gene encoding inositol 2-dehydrogenase, with amino-acid sequence MQKVRVGIIGAGRIGKIHVDNLLRLPQVEVAAVSDLFAGPELEAWAAERGIASVTKDSGEIIANPDIDAIFICSSTDTHVPLIQQAAAAGKHIFCEKPVSMDIKQTIEATQAVEEVGVKLQIGFNRRFDHNFKRIAEHVQGGTIGSTHIVKITSRDPNPPHKDYIRVSGGMFMDMMIHDFDMARFVSGSEIVEVYTQGAVLIDPAFSEYGDVDTAIVSLKFANGAIGVIDNSRQAVYGYDQRVEVFGSKGSVAVTNDYPNTAEISTAEAVYRDKPLHFFLERYQAAYVEETRMFIECIIYDKPVPVSGTDALGAERAALAAKLSLQLGRPVKTDEAVQLAEQHLHFA; translated from the coding sequence ATGCAAAAGGTTAGAGTTGGCATTATTGGCGCAGGCCGCATCGGTAAAATCCATGTGGACAATCTGCTTCGCCTGCCGCAGGTCGAGGTAGCGGCAGTAAGTGACTTGTTCGCTGGACCGGAGCTTGAAGCTTGGGCGGCTGAGCGAGGCATCGCTTCGGTAACGAAAGATAGCGGCGAAATTATTGCGAACCCGGATATTGACGCCATCTTCATCTGCTCGTCCACCGATACGCATGTGCCGCTCATTCAGCAAGCGGCTGCGGCGGGTAAGCATATTTTCTGCGAGAAGCCTGTCAGCATGGACATCAAGCAGACGATTGAAGCGACGCAAGCAGTAGAGGAAGTAGGCGTTAAGCTCCAAATCGGATTTAATCGCCGATTCGACCATAATTTCAAGCGGATTGCCGAGCATGTTCAAGGCGGGACAATTGGCTCCACGCATATCGTGAAGATCACTTCACGCGATCCGAATCCGCCGCATAAAGATTATATCCGCGTGTCCGGCGGCATGTTCATGGACATGATGATTCACGATTTCGATATGGCTCGTTTCGTTTCGGGCAGCGAAATTGTTGAGGTCTACACGCAAGGCGCGGTATTAATTGATCCGGCATTCTCCGAATATGGAGACGTCGATACGGCGATCGTTTCACTGAAATTTGCCAACGGCGCAATTGGCGTCATTGATAACAGCCGCCAAGCGGTGTACGGCTACGATCAGCGAGTGGAGGTTTTCGGCTCTAAAGGCTCGGTTGCCGTAACGAACGATTACCCGAATACGGCAGAGATTAGTACGGCGGAAGCGGTGTATCGCGATAAGCCGCTTCACTTCTTCCTGGAGCGCTACCAAGCTGCCTATGTAGAAGAGACGCGTATGTTTATCGAGTGCATCATCTATGACAAGCCGGTTCCGGTCAGCGGCACTGACGCACTTGGAGCGGAGCGCGCTGCGCTTGCGGCGAAGCTGTCGCTTCAGCTGGGGCGGCCGGTTAAGACGGATGAAGCAGTTCAGCTTGCAGAGCAGCATCTGCATTTCGCATAA
- a CDS encoding CoA-acylating methylmalonate-semialdehyde dehydrogenase, with protein MTQSQSEPQVLRNWIGGQWIASAATSYENVFNPATEEVLAQVPISTREDVDAAVQAAKEAAKSWSRTPVPRRARVLFKYQQLLIDNWESLARLVTLENGKSYTEAYGEVQRGIECVEFAAGAPTLMMGKQLPDIASNLESGMYRYPVGVVAGITPFNFPMMVPCWMFPLAIACGNSFVMKPSERTPLLANRLAELFHEAGLPSGVFNIVHGAHDVVNGILEHPGIAAVSFVGSQPVAEYVYKTASAHGKRVQALAGAKNHSIVMPDADLDLTVKEIISAAFGSAGERCMACSVVVAVGDIGDALVNRLVEAANRITIGNGMEDGVFLGPVIRGPHKERTLKYIEIGENEGALLVRDGRKDAACSGEGYFVGPTIFDGVQGGMKIWEDEIFAPVLSIVRAETLGDAIELSNRSDFANGACLFTQSGANMRQFRETIDAGMLGVNLGVPAPMAFFPFSGWKKSFYGDLHANGSDGVEFYTRKKMVTTRW; from the coding sequence ATGACACAATCACAATCAGAACCACAAGTATTGCGGAACTGGATCGGCGGGCAATGGATCGCTTCCGCTGCGACGAGCTACGAGAACGTCTTTAATCCTGCAACGGAGGAGGTTTTGGCGCAAGTTCCAATCTCCACACGGGAGGATGTAGACGCTGCCGTTCAGGCTGCGAAGGAAGCTGCGAAAAGCTGGAGCCGCACTCCGGTTCCGCGCCGCGCACGCGTGCTGTTTAAATATCAGCAGCTGCTAATCGATAATTGGGAATCCCTTGCTCGCCTTGTTACGCTTGAGAATGGCAAGAGCTACACGGAAGCTTACGGCGAAGTGCAGCGCGGCATTGAATGCGTCGAGTTCGCCGCGGGCGCTCCAACGCTCATGATGGGCAAGCAGCTGCCGGATATCGCTTCAAATCTGGAGTCGGGCATGTACCGCTATCCGGTTGGTGTCGTCGCTGGCATTACGCCGTTCAATTTCCCGATGATGGTGCCATGCTGGATGTTCCCGCTTGCGATCGCATGCGGCAACTCTTTTGTAATGAAGCCATCTGAGCGCACTCCGCTCCTAGCTAACCGACTGGCAGAGCTGTTCCACGAAGCCGGCTTGCCAAGCGGCGTATTTAATATCGTGCATGGCGCGCATGATGTCGTGAATGGCATCTTGGAGCATCCAGGCATCGCAGCGGTGTCCTTCGTCGGCTCGCAGCCGGTAGCTGAATATGTGTACAAAACGGCATCCGCACATGGCAAACGCGTTCAAGCGCTGGCCGGCGCGAAGAACCACTCCATCGTCATGCCGGACGCGGATCTGGATCTGACGGTCAAAGAAATCATTAGCGCAGCCTTCGGCTCTGCTGGCGAGCGCTGCATGGCTTGCTCCGTCGTCGTCGCTGTGGGTGATATCGGCGATGCGCTTGTTAACCGACTGGTCGAAGCGGCTAATCGCATTACGATCGGCAACGGCATGGAAGACGGCGTATTCCTTGGTCCTGTCATTCGCGGACCGCATAAAGAACGGACGCTGAAGTATATTGAGATCGGCGAGAACGAAGGGGCTCTGCTCGTTCGTGACGGACGTAAAGACGCTGCTTGCTCAGGCGAGGGGTATTTTGTAGGACCGACGATCTTTGACGGTGTGCAAGGCGGCATGAAAATTTGGGAGGACGAAATCTTCGCTCCGGTGCTCTCTATCGTTCGCGCAGAGACGCTTGGGGATGCGATTGAGCTGTCTAACCGTTCGGACTTCGCTAACGGTGCTTGCTTGTTTACGCAGAGCGGCGCGAATATGCGTCAGTTCAGAGAGACGATCGACGCGGGCATGCTTGGCGTGAACCTTGGCGTTCCGGCTCCGATGGCGTTCTTCCCGTTCTCCGGCTGGAAGAAGTCTTTCTATGGCGATCTGCATGCTAATGGCAGCGACGGCGTAGAGTTCTATACTCGCAAAAAAATGGTGACGACTCGCTGGTAG